A single region of the Triticum dicoccoides isolate Atlit2015 ecotype Zavitan chromosome 2B, WEW_v2.0, whole genome shotgun sequence genome encodes:
- the LOC119366918 gene encoding bidirectional sugar transporter SWEET6b-like isoform X1: MVSADVARNIVGIIGNVISFGLFLSPVPTFWRIYKAKDVEEFKPDPYLATLMNCQLWFFYGLPIVHPNSTLVLTINGIGLVIEGAYIIIFIIYAAKNTRVHTCNPPNAPSSGLLYRFGVSFCTEDPFACPNPCHVPVLCVQWKMLGVLAIEAAFMAAVVAGVLVGAHTHEKRSMIVGILCVIFGSIMYASPLTIMGKVIRTKSVEYMPFFLSLVNFLNGLCWTGYALIKFDIYITIPNALGTIFGLIQLILYFYYYRSTPRKGKNVELPTVLTKNAVTSGNVSVTVEK, from the exons ATGGTTTCCGCCGACGTGGCCCGGAACATCGTCGGCATCATTGGCAATGTTATCTCCTTCGGCCTCTTCCTCTCCCCTGT GCCAACGTTCTGGCGAATCTacaaggccaaggacgtggaggAGTTCAAGCCGGACCCCTACCTGGCGACGCTCATGAACTGCCAGCTCTGGTTCTTTTACGGGCTCCCCATCGTCCACCCCAACAGCACCCTCGTCCTCACCATCAACGGCATCGGCCTTGTTATCGAGGGCGcctacatcatcatcttcatcatctacgCGGCCAAGAACACAAGGGTACATACGTGCAACCCTCCTAATGCCCCCTCATCCGGCCTACTGTATCGTTTCGGCGTTAGTTTCTGTACAGAAGATCCTTTTGCATGCCCTAACCCATGCCATGTGCCTGTGTTGTGCGTGCAGTGGAAGATGCTCGGCGTACTCGCCATCGAGGCGGCGTTCATGGCTGCCGTGGTGGCCGGTGTGCTCGTCGGCGCCCACACCCATGAGAAGCGCTCCATGATCGTAGGCATCCTCTGCGTCATCTTCGGCTCCATCATGTACGCCTCCCCGCTCACCATCATG GGTAAAGTGATCAGGACCAAGAGTGTGGAGTACATGCCGTTCTTCCTGTCGCTGGTGAACTTCCTCAATGGCCTCTGCTGGACGGGCTATGCACTCATTAAGTTTGACATCTACATCACG ATCCCCAATGCCCTCGGTACAATCTTCGGCCTCATCCAGCTGATACTGTACTTTTACTACTACAGATCGACCCCCAGGAAGGGCAAGAACGTTGAACTGCCCACTGTGCTCACCAAAAACGCCGTTACCAGCGGCAACGTCTCGGTCACCGTCGAGAAATAA
- the LOC119366918 gene encoding bidirectional sugar transporter SWEET6b-like isoform X2, which yields MVSADVARNIVGIIGNVISFGLFLSPVPTFWRIYKAKDVEEFKPDPYLATLMNCQLWFFYGLPIVHPNSTLVLTINGIGLVIEGAYIIIFIIYAAKNTRWKMLGVLAIEAAFMAAVVAGVLVGAHTHEKRSMIVGILCVIFGSIMYASPLTIMGKVIRTKSVEYMPFFLSLVNFLNGLCWTGYALIKFDIYITIPNALGTIFGLIQLILYFYYYRSTPRKGKNVELPTVLTKNAVTSGNVSVTVEK from the exons ATGGTTTCCGCCGACGTGGCCCGGAACATCGTCGGCATCATTGGCAATGTTATCTCCTTCGGCCTCTTCCTCTCCCCTGT GCCAACGTTCTGGCGAATCTacaaggccaaggacgtggaggAGTTCAAGCCGGACCCCTACCTGGCGACGCTCATGAACTGCCAGCTCTGGTTCTTTTACGGGCTCCCCATCGTCCACCCCAACAGCACCCTCGTCCTCACCATCAACGGCATCGGCCTTGTTATCGAGGGCGcctacatcatcatcttcatcatctacgCGGCCAAGAACACAAGG TGGAAGATGCTCGGCGTACTCGCCATCGAGGCGGCGTTCATGGCTGCCGTGGTGGCCGGTGTGCTCGTCGGCGCCCACACCCATGAGAAGCGCTCCATGATCGTAGGCATCCTCTGCGTCATCTTCGGCTCCATCATGTACGCCTCCCCGCTCACCATCATG GGTAAAGTGATCAGGACCAAGAGTGTGGAGTACATGCCGTTCTTCCTGTCGCTGGTGAACTTCCTCAATGGCCTCTGCTGGACGGGCTATGCACTCATTAAGTTTGACATCTACATCACG ATCCCCAATGCCCTCGGTACAATCTTCGGCCTCATCCAGCTGATACTGTACTTTTACTACTACAGATCGACCCCCAGGAAGGGCAAGAACGTTGAACTGCCCACTGTGCTCACCAAAAACGCCGTTACCAGCGGCAACGTCTCGGTCACCGTCGAGAAATAA